The following coding sequences are from one Melanotaenia boesemani isolate fMelBoe1 chromosome 17, fMelBoe1.pri, whole genome shotgun sequence window:
- the LOC121656659 gene encoding transmembrane protein 42, producing MFPGVFYALLAGFLGAVASSSAKLSLGADYLKGVCETGLRTWGEQRKFRQADETTACDRLHIPLRLLCGGLLFTCNAVMWTFLAKALRYSSSSTRTTVTTTASNFISSAFLGQLIFGEPQITLWWVGISLTFSGLLVLQRVSPQNGQQNTVTAKDE from the exons ATGTTCCCGGGAGTTTTCTATGCACTGCTGGCGGGTTTTCTCGGAGCCGTGGCGTCGTCTTCGGCCAAACTGTCCCTCGGAGCCGACTACCTGAAGGGAGTCTGTGAAACCGGACTCCGGACGTGGGGGGAGCAACGGAAATTTAGACAAGCGGACGAAACTACCGCCTGTGATCGG CTCCACATCCCTCTGAGGCTGCTGTGTGGCGGGCTGCTTTTCACCTGCAACGCTGTGATGTGGACCTTCCTCGCCAAAGCACTCAGgtactcctcttcctccacccgAACCACTGTGACCACCACTGCCTCCAACTTCATATCTTCC GCTTTTCTGGGCCAGCTGATCTTTGGGGAACCCCAGATAACATTGTGGTGGGTTGGGATCTCTCTGACCTTCTCTGGTCTGTTGGTCCTGCAGAGGGTTTCACCGCAGAATGGACAACAGAACACAGTTACTGCAAAGGACGAATAA
- the zdhhc3b gene encoding palmitoyltransferase ZDHHC3 — protein MKSPPNRTRDIERQAGYLKPEHCAPPPPRTGSDTMWFIRDGCGIVCGVITWLLVFYAEFVVVFVMLLPAKNVVYSLFNGVLFNGLAFLALASHARAMCTDPGAVPKGNATKEFIESLQLKPGQVVYKCPKCCSIKPDRAHHCSVCKRCIKKMDHHCPWVNNCVGENNQKYFVLFTMYIALISFHALVMAAFHFVFCFDEDWTKCSNFSPPATVILLILLCFEGLLFLIFTAVMFGTQVHSICSDETGIEQLKKEERRWAKKSKWMNMKVVFGHPFSISWLSPFATPDHGKADVYQYIV, from the exons ATGAAGAGCCCGCCGAACCGCACCAGGGACATCGAGCGGCAAGCTGGCTACCTGAAGCCCGAGCACTGCGCCCCTCCCCCGCCCCGCACAGGCTCAGACACCATGTGGTTCATCCGTGACGGCTGCGGCATCGTGTGCGGCGTCATCACCTGGCTGCTGGTCTTCTACGCCGAGTTTGTGGTGGTGTTCGTCATGCTGCTGCCGGCCAAGAACGTGGTTTACAGCCTCTTCAATGGGGTGCTCTTTAACGGCCTCGCCTTCCTCGCCCTCGCCTCACACGCCCGAGCGATGTGCACAGACCCG GGAGCTGTGCCTAAAGGGAACGCAACCAAAGAATTCATTGAAAGCCTACAGCTCAAACCAGGACAGGTGGTCTACAAATGTCCCAAGTGCTGCAGCATCAAGCCTGATAGAGCTCACCACTGCAG TGTGTGTAAGCGCTGTATCAAAAAGATGGACCACCACTGTCCCTGGGTGAACAACTGTGTTGGAGAGAACAACCAGAAATACTTTGTGCTGTTCACA ATGTACATTGCACTAATATCCTTCCACGCGTTAGTCATGGCGGCctttcactttgttttctgctttgacGAAGACTGGACAA AATGCAGCAACTTTTCTCCACCAGCAACagtcatcctcctcatcctcctctgctTCGAGGGTCTCCTCTTCCTGATCTTTACTGCAGTCATGTTTGGGACTCAGGTCCACTCCATCTGCTCAGATGAAACG GGTATCGAGCAGCTTaagaaggaggagagaagatGGGCCAAAAAGTCTAAATGGATGAACATGAAGGTTGTGTTTGGCCACCCGTTCTCTATATCCTGGCTCAGCCCCTTTGCAACACCCGACCATGGAAAGGCAGATGTTTACCAGTACATAGTGTGA